In Raphanus sativus cultivar WK10039 chromosome 5, ASM80110v3, whole genome shotgun sequence, the following proteins share a genomic window:
- the LOC108859093 gene encoding high mobility group B protein 10 gives MSTVSPSSQLVQVVPDNKNNTGDSSDKVKYEDLVLNPDIFLEHLRALLGMLGNPLKVPTVGGSSLDLHRLFVEVTSRGGIAKVIKDRRWREVIGAFNFPNTITSASFVLRRYYFKFLFQMEHVYYLDQSVSTMKSAEEAMHSLSLNLEEGGADEPGIGSVVNGVIDAKFEGGYLVTMKVGSKVMKGVLYHGVKRPSQQPQQTMGTPPSGMALASQRRAKKKARGAAEVDSQKPKCHRSGYNFFFAEQYARLKPEYHGKERFITKMIGRMWGDLSESEKQVYQDKGVKDVERYRTEMMEYKSAHEAGASASAAAATVAQ, from the exons ATGTCGACAGTTTCACCCTCCTCGCAACTAGTTCAGGTGGTTCCAGACAACAAGAACAACACTGGCGACTCCTCTGATAAGGTCAAGTACGAAGATCTTGTCCTTAACCCGGACATCTTCCTGGAACATCTCAGAGCTCTGCTCGGAATGCTGGGGAACCCACTCAA GGTTCCTACTGTGGGAGGGAGCTCTCTGGACCTGCATCGGCTTTTCGTGGAGGTTACATCTCGTGGTGGGATTGCAAAG GTGATTAAGGATCGGAGATGGAGGGAAGTGATCGGTGCATTCAACTTTCCCAACACAATCACAAGTGCGTCGTTTGTGCTGAGGAGGTACTACTTCAAGTTCCTTTTCCAGATGGAGCATGTGTATTACCTCGACCAATCTGTTTCTACTATGAAATCAGCAG AGGAAGCAATGCATAGCCTGTCCCTAAACCTCGAGGAAGGAG GCGCTGATGAACCGGGAATTGGGAGTGTGGTAAACGGAGTCATTGATGCGAAGTTCGAAGGTGGATATCTGGTGACGATGAAAGTGGGTTCTAAAGTGATGAAAGGAGTGCTTTACCATGGTGTTAAAAGGCCAAGTCAGCAGCCACAACAAACCATGGGAACACCACCTTCAGGCATGGCACTAGCATCGCAGCGCCGAGCTAAGAAGAAAGCAAGAGGTGCAGCTGAAGTTGATTCTCAGAAACCCAAATGCCACAGGAGTGGCTACAACTTCTTCTTCGCTGAGCAGTACGCTAGGCTCAAACCTGAGTACCATGGCAAAGAAAGGTTCATCACCAAGATGATTGGACGCATGTGGGGTGATCTCTCCGAGTCTGAAAAACAG GTTTATCAAGACAAAGGAGTTAAGGATGTGGAGAGGTACCGAACTGAGATGATGGAGTACAAGTCTGCGCATGAAGCTGGAGCTTCTGCTTCTGCTGCAGCCGCCACCGTGGCTCAGTAG
- the LOC108862803 gene encoding receptor-like protein kinase BRI1-like 3, with translation MKQQCLFLFVILCTLVLFLTVDARHRRLLSDNDQSEAALLTAFKQTSVKSDPRNFLSNWKYGSGGSGRDPCSWRGVSCSNEGRVVGLDLRNAGLTGTLNLNNLTALSSLRSLDLSNNSFSDEFPEIDLPAALVHLDLSQNNFSGDFSRLSFGLCTNLTFFSLSHNNVSGEEFPVTLPNCELLETLNLSRNSLAGKLPGGEWGSFKSLKKLSLSHNRYSGQIPPELSLLCGTLEVLDLSGNGLTGQLPESFVSCGSLRSLNLGSNKLSGEFLTTVVSKLPGITSLHLPYNNFSGSVPLSLANCTSLRVLDLSSNEFTGEVPYGLCTPVLEKLLIANNYLSGSVPVELGGCKSLKTIDLSFNALAGPIPKEVWTMPKLSDLVMWANNLTGEIPDDICVNGGNLETLILNNNLLTGSIPESISKCTNMIWISLSGNLLTGKIPAGMGKLEKLAILQLGNNSLTGDVPPELGSCKSLIWLDLNSNGLTGNLPAELASQAGKVMPGSVAGKQFAFVRNEGGTDCRGAGGLVEFEGIRAERLEHFPMVHSCPETRIYTGLAMYTFDGNGSMIYLDLSYNAVSGPIPLSYGNMVYLQVLNLGHNLLSGTIPDSFGGLKAIGVLDLSHNNLQGFLPGSLGGLSFLSDLDVSNNNLTGPIPFGGQLTTFPLKRYANNSGLCGLPLPPCSSGSRHHRSTTSSTGHRKKQSIATGMITGLVFAFMCMLMLTIALYRVRKVQKKDKKREKYIESLPTSGSSSWKLSSVHEPLSINVATFEKPLRKLTFAHLLEATNGFSADSMIGSGGFGDVYKAKLGDGSVVAIKKLIQVTGQGDREFMAEMETIGKIKHRNLVPLLGYCKIGEERLLVYEYMKHGSLETVLHEKTKRGGVFLDWTARKKIATGAARGLAFLHHSCIPHIIHRDMKSSNVLLDQDFTARVSDFGMARLVSALDTHLSVSTLAGTPGYVPPEYYQSFRCTTKGDVYSYGVILLELLSGKKPIDPEEFGEDNNLVGWAKQLYRENRGAEILDPDLITEKSGDVELFHYLRIASQCLDDRPFKRPTMIQVMAMFKEFVQVDTENDDSLDDFSLKETPLVEEPRDKEP, from the coding sequence ATGAAGCAACAATGTCTGTTCCTGTTCGTGATCCTCTGTACGCTCGTCTTGTTTCTAACGGTGGACGCTCGTCACAGACGTCTACTCAGCGACAACGACCAGAGCGAAGCCGCTCTGTTAACGGCGTTTAAACAAACCTCCGTCAAGTCGGATCCTCGTAACTTCCTGAGTAACTGGAAATACGGGTCGGGTGGGTCGGGTCGCGACCCGTGTTCGTGGCGAGGCGTCTCCTGCTCCAACGAAGGCCGAGTCGTCGGCCTAGATCTACGGAACGCCGGCCTCACCGGAACCCTAAATCTCAACAACCTCACGGCGTTATCGAGTCTCCGGAGCCTCGACCTCTCGAACAATTCGTTTTCCGACGAGTTCCCGGAGATCGATCTCCCGGCGGCTCTGGTACACCTCGACCTGTCGCAGAACAACTTCTCCGGCGACTTCTCCCGTCTCAGCTTCGGCCTCTGCACCAACCTCACCTTCTTCAGTCTATCGCACAACAACGTCTCCGGCGAGGAGTTTCCGGTTACTCTCCCGAACTGCGAGCTCCTCGAGACGCTGAACCTCTCCCGGAACAGCCTCGCCGGAAAACTCCCCGGAGGAGAATGGGGGAGTTTCAAGAGCCTGAAAAAGCTCTCTCTATCGCACAACCGTTACTCCGGCCAGATTCCGCCGGAGCTTTCTCTTCTCTGCGGAACTCTAGAGGTTCTTGATCTCTCCGGTAACGGCCTCACCGGTCAGCTCCCGGAGTCTTTCGTCTCGTGCGGCTCATTGCGAAGCCTGAACCTCGGAAGCAACAAGCTCTCCGGGGAGTTTCTAACCACGGTAGTGAGTAAACTCCCCGGAATCACTTCTCTTCACTTGCCTTACAACAACTTCTCAGGCTCCGTTCCGCTCTCGCTCGCCAACTGTACTAGTCTTCGGGTTCTTGATCTTAGCTCAAACGAGTTCACTGGGGAAGTGCCGTATGGATTGTGCACTCCGGTTCTCGAGAAGTTGCTTATCGCCAACAACTACTTATCAGGGAGTGTTCCAGTGGAGCTAGGGGGATGCAAGAGCTTGAAGACGATAGATCTCAGTTTCAACGCTCTCGCTGGTCCCATTCCGAAGGAGGTATGGACAATGCCGAAGCTATCGGACTTAGTTATGTGGGCGAACAATCTCACCGGTGAGATCCCTGACGACATTTGTGTCAACGGAGGGAACTTGGAGACTCTGATCTTGAACAACAATCTCTTAACCGGTTCTATACCGGAATCGATCTCCAAATGCACCAACATGATCTGGATCTCCCTCTCTGGTAACCTGCTTACGGGGAAGATCCCGGCGGGGATGGGAAAGCTCGAGAAGCTGGCGATTCTTCAGCTTGGGAACAATTCTCTGACCGGTGACGTCCCTCCTGAGCTTGGGAGCTGCAAGAGTCTCATCTGGCTTGATCTGAACAGCAACGGTCTAACCGGGAACCTCCCGGCTGAGCTTGCGAGCCAGGCGGGAAAGGTAATGCCTGGAAGCGTCGCTGGTAAACAGTTTGCGTTTGTTAGGAACGAAGGCGGCACGGATTGCAGAGGTGCAGGTGGTTTAGTTGAGTTCGAAGGCATTCGCGCAGAGCGGTTAGAGCATTTCCCGATGGTTCATTCTTGTCCCGAGACACGGATATACACGGGCTTGGCAATGTATACATTCGACGGAAACGGGAGCATGATCTACTTGGACCTCTCGTATAATGCGGTTTCAGGTCCTATTCCTTTGAGTTATGGTAACATGGTGTACCTTCAGGTTTTGAATTTGGGACATAACTTGTTATCTGGAACCATACCGGATAGCTTTGGTGGATTAAAAGCAATTGGTGTTCTTGATCTGTCTCACAATAACCTCCAAGGCTTCTTACCTGGATCACTTGGAGGTCTCTCTTTCCTCAGCGACTTAGATGTCTCTAACAACAATCTTACCGGACCAATACCATTCGGAGGGCAGCTCACAACGTTCCCACTCAAAAGATACGCAAACAACTCGGGCCTCTGCGGGCTTCCTCTCCCGCCTTGCAGCTCTGGTTCCCGCCACCACCGCTCCACCACGAGCTCCACTGGTCACCGTAAGAAGCAGAGCATCGCCACTGGGATGATCACCGGGCTTGTGTTTGCTTTCATGTGTATGTTGATGCTTACTATAGCGCTCTACCGAGTGAGGAAAGTTCAGAAGAAAGACAAGAAGAGGGAGAAGTACATTGAGAGCCTTCCGACCTCTGGGAGCAGCAGCTGGAAGCTCTCTAGCGTCCATGAACCGTTGAGCATCAACGTCGCGACGTTCGAGAAGCCGCTGCGGAAACTCACGTTTGCGCACCTTTTGGAAGCCACCAACGGGTTTAGCGCTGATAGTATGATCGGATCAGGCGGGTTTGGAGATGTCTACAAGGCTAAACTCGGAGACGGGTCTGTTGTAGCGATAAAGAAGCTGATTCAAGTCACGGGACAAGGGGATAGAGAGTTCATGGCTGAGATGGAGACGATTGGGAAAATCAAACATAGAAACCTTGTTCCTCTTTTGGGGTATTGCAAGATCGGGGAAGAGAGGCTTCTCGTCTATGAGTACATGAAACACGGAAGCTTAGAGACCGTTCTACACGAGAAGACCAAGAGAGGTGGAGTCTTTCTCGATTGGACGGCGAGGAAGAAGATTGCAACGGGAGCTGCACGTGGGCTAGCGTTCTTACACCATAGCTGCATCCCTCACATCATCCACAGAGACATGAAGTCTAGCAACGTCCTTCTAGACCAAGATTTCACGGCCCGTGTCTCGGACTTCGGTATGGCGAGGCTGGTGAGCGCTCTGGACACGCATTTGAGCGTGAGCACGCTCGCGGGAACTCCCGGCTACGTTCCACCAGAGTATTACCAGAGTTTCAGGTGCACAACCAAAGGAGATGTGTATAGCTACGGGGTTATACTTCTGGAGCTTCTCTCGGGGAAGAAACCGATCGATCCGGAGGAGTTTGGTGAAGACAACAATCTCGTGGGATGGGCTAAACAGCTCTACAGGGAGAACAGAGGAGCTGAGATTCTTGATCCGGACCTGATAACTGAAAAATCAGGCGACGTTGAGCTTTTTCATTACTTGAGAATTGCGTCTCAGTGTCTGGACGATCGACCGTTCAAAAGACCAACTATGATTCAAGTAATGGCAATGTTCAAAGAGTTTGTTCAGGTGGATACAGAGAATGATGATAGTCTCGATGACTTCTCTCTCAAGGAAACGCCTTTGGTGGAAGAACCACGAGATAAAGAGCCTTGA